The Actinomycetota bacterium genome includes a region encoding these proteins:
- a CDS encoding site-specific integrase encodes MRGHVYKRGETWTAVFDVGEQPRTRCTSCDWKSWGVSARSRCPECREPVEVRRERRQRSKGGFPTKAAAEDHLALRLAEIARGAHVIPNDITVGEYLSRWLEVQRSQLEPTTWVNYRRRIARYFEPALGGIPLQALRVQHLNALYAEIKERGGAKGQPLSVATVRRLHAVLHKALNDAAKQDLVAYNVASKATLPKRDIHLDEPNDKRFKAWNAEELRNFLSLIEGHPLEPAFVLAANTGMRRGELAGLIWEDVDLDGRQLYVRHALGYVNKRAYLKAPKTNRPRTISIDAGTVAALRVRRRVQAADKLAWPGEWANEWGLVFTREDGRWINPMQYTDKFRKLVEASDLPRITLHDLRHTHATLMLQAGVPVKVVADRLGHADISMTLNTYAHVLPAMDEQAVAAFVHHVYRDRDVH; translated from the coding sequence ATGAGAGGACACGTCTACAAGCGCGGCGAGACCTGGACCGCGGTGTTCGACGTCGGCGAGCAGCCCCGCACGCGCTGCACGTCGTGCGACTGGAAGAGCTGGGGCGTGAGCGCCCGGTCCCGCTGCCCGGAGTGTCGCGAGCCGGTCGAGGTCCGCCGCGAGCGTCGGCAGCGGTCGAAGGGCGGCTTCCCGACTAAGGCAGCCGCCGAGGACCACCTCGCCCTGCGGCTGGCGGAGATCGCCCGCGGGGCGCACGTGATCCCGAACGACATCACGGTCGGCGAGTACCTGTCCCGCTGGCTCGAGGTCCAGCGCAGCCAGCTGGAGCCGACCACCTGGGTCAACTACCGCCGGCGCATCGCCCGGTACTTCGAGCCTGCGCTCGGCGGGATCCCGCTCCAGGCGCTGCGCGTGCAGCACCTCAACGCGCTGTACGCCGAGATCAAGGAGCGAGGCGGGGCCAAGGGCCAGCCGCTGTCCGTCGCGACCGTGCGGCGCCTCCACGCCGTCCTGCACAAGGCGCTGAACGACGCCGCGAAGCAGGACCTCGTGGCCTACAACGTCGCGAGCAAGGCGACGCTCCCGAAGCGCGACATCCACCTCGACGAGCCCAACGACAAGCGCTTCAAGGCGTGGAACGCCGAGGAGCTACGCAACTTCCTCTCGCTGATCGAGGGGCATCCGCTCGAGCCGGCGTTCGTGCTCGCCGCCAACACCGGGATGCGGCGGGGCGAGCTGGCCGGGCTGATCTGGGAGGACGTCGACCTCGACGGCCGCCAGCTCTATGTCCGCCACGCCCTGGGCTACGTGAACAAGCGGGCGTACCTGAAGGCGCCGAAGACCAACCGACCGCGCACGATCAGCATCGACGCCGGCACCGTCGCCGCGCTACGGGTCCGTCGCCGCGTTCAGGCGGCCGACAAGCTCGCGTGGCCCGGGGAGTGGGCCAACGAGTGGGGACTGGTCTTCACGCGCGAGGACGGTCGCTGGATCAACCCGATGCAGTACACGGACAAGTTCCGCAAGCTCGTCGAGGCCTCGGACCTGCCCCGGATAACGCTGCACGACCTCCGCCACACGCACGCCACGTTGATGCTCCAGGCCGGCGTCCCGGTGAAGGTCGTCGCCGACCGTCTCGGTCACGCCGACATCTCCATGACCCTCAACACCTACGCCCACGTCCTGCCAGCCATGGACGAGCAAGCCGTCGCCGCCTTCGTCCATCACGTCTACCGAGACCGCGATGTCCACTGA